The DNA region GCTGGTCAACATTACCCGCGTGCCGCACGAGGTCACCGTAGATGTCGGCCACACGATCTTCGCCGAGCACCTTCGCGAACTGCCGCGCCGTCCCGTAGCCCGCGATCTGGTAATGCGCGATGCGCTGGGCGTTCGCTATGAGCGCCGCGTCGATCACGTACGGGTCGCCGTATTTCGAAATCGTATCGCGCGCCTCGCGGATCAAGCCGCGCATCGCTTCACAAGTCACACCCGATGGCTCCACATTCAGATGCGTGCAGGCGTGCTCCAGCCAGCTGATGTTCGCATCCACCAGCTCGGTGATGTCGGTAATCTCTTTGCGGAGTTCATCATCGGTCGCGCTGCTGAGTAAGCTGGGCAGGATTTCGCGATACTGCGTCTCGGCGTTGTAGAGATCGCGCGTTTGCGCGATGAGCAGATCTTTCAGTGTGTTGAGTGAGGAGGTCGATGGCATGGCGGATAGGAGCTGAGGTTGGAGGTGAAATATTTTTCGCTAACGCGGACTTCAGGCCGCCGCGAACACTTGTTCCTGTATGCGCGGACGCGCGGCAAACGCGTTCAAGTTAAGCTCAAGCCCGATCCACTCCCGTGCCCAGGCGCGCAGATGATCTGACAGGCCGTCAAGGCGCAGACGTAGGGCCGAGTCAGCGACCGATGAGCAATACATCTCCATGTAGCGTGCCGCGCGTCGCATGATGCTGATCGCGCCTGCCACCCCGAGTCGGCTGGTCTCTGCGCGACGGATCTTTTCACCCGCCTCGGCCAGCA from Nibricoccus aquaticus includes:
- a CDS encoding ferritin-like domain-containing protein codes for the protein MPSTSSLNTLKDLLIAQTRDLYNAETQYREILPSLLSSATDDELRKEITDITELVDANISWLEHACTHLNVEPSGVTCEAMRGLIREARDTISKYGDPYVIDAALIANAQRIAHYQIAGYGTARQFAKVLGEDRVADIYGDLVRHAGNVDQRLTKVATGGWFARGVNQRAETAA